A single region of the Rattus rattus isolate New Zealand chromosome 8, Rrattus_CSIRO_v1, whole genome shotgun sequence genome encodes:
- the Rsl24d1 gene encoding probable ribosome biogenesis protein RLP24, producing MRIEKCYFCSGPIYPGHGMMFVRNDCKVFRFCKSKCHKNFKKKRNPRKVRWTKAFRKAAGKELTVDNSFEFEKRRNEPVKYQRELWNKTIDAMKRVEEIKQKRQAKFIMNRLKKNKELQKVQDIREVKQNIHLIRAPLAGKGKQLEEKMVQQLQEDVDMEDAS from the exons ATGAGGATCGAGAAGTGTTATTTCTGCTCCGGGCCGATCTACCCAGGCCACGGCATGATGTTCGTCCGCAACGATTGCAAG GTGTTCCGGTTCTGCAAATCCAAGTGTCACAAAAACTTCAAGAAGAAGAGGAACCCACGAAAGGTCAGGTGGACTAAGGCCTTCCGTAAAGCAGCAGGCAAAGAGCTCACGGTG GACAACTCATTTGAATTTGAAAAACGTAGAAATGAGCCTGTGAAATACCAGCGAGAGCTGTGGAATAAAACTA ttgATGCAATGAAGAGAGTTGAAGAGATCAAACAGAAGCGCCAGGCTAAATTCATAATGAacag gttgaagaaaaacaaagagctgCAGAAGGTTCAGGACATCAGAGAGGTCAAGCAGAACATCCATCTTATCCGGGCTCCTCTTGCAG GCAAAGGGAAGCAGCTGGAGGAAAAAATGGTGCAGCAGTTACAGGAGGATGTGGACATGGAGGACGCTTCCTGA